A segment of the Sulfurovum indicum genome:
TTTCATCATTTTGCCTTCACTGGCTTTTTGCGACATACGTGCAGCCTGTGCCTCGTAAAACTCTTTTTGTGTTATTCTGCCGTCTTTATTGAGGTCATAGCTGGCAAATGTTGGTCTGTTCTGCATACCTTTTCGCCCTTTGCCCATACCGCCTCTCTGTCCCATCATACCTTTCCCCATTCCTTTTGCCCCGGGTCTGTTCTGCATAAAGAGTTGTCTCTCTTCCGGTGTCATCGTCTGCATTCTTTTTTGCATTTCGGCTCTGAATGCAGGTCTGTCGGCAGGAGAGAGAGTTCCTCTCAAATTAATCAGTTCCTGTGTACTCATCTGACTGAAATCCATTGCCATTACAGCTGCTGTTGCAAGGAGCATTGATATAACTATTCTGTTCATGGTTGATCCTTTGTTATGTATTGCATCCTTTACTCTGAATGCTTATTAACAGTATAAACAGGCAGTATAAACTCTATATAAATTATTACTCTCCCATTAAATAACACGAATGTTTGATGCTGTAATTTCTGTTGTATATTTCGGGTTAAAAGCTGATCTTCGAAAAGACTTTTTGTCCGGAAGATTGAAGCGAAAATTCAAAACCGTACAGATCCGTTATTTTTTTTACAATATGCAGTCCCAGACCGAA
Coding sequences within it:
- a CDS encoding DUF1104 domain-containing protein, with product MNRIVISMLLATAAVMAMDFSQMSTQELINLRGTLSPADRPAFRAEMQKRMQTMTPEERQLFMQNRPGAKGMGKGMMGQRGGMGKGRKGMQNRPTFASYDLNKDGRITQKEFYEAQAARMSQKASEGKMMKNAGKAPTFESIDTNKDGVISQDEFTKHQINRMNQNRQGGGMGQGLK